In Thunnus thynnus chromosome 20, fThuThy2.1, whole genome shotgun sequence, a single window of DNA contains:
- the bbs1 gene encoding Bardet-Biedl syndrome 1 protein — protein sequence MSMSEVCADGGKWLDAHYDPVACLNTFSSCVALADLSGDGESRLVVGDLGGLAGMKLKVYRGTALLSESTLLDLPAGLVAFFMDLHEPRIPAVAVASGPCVYVYKNLRPYFKFTLPGSEVNTLEQDVWQQVREGHIDPVTLKEMLESIRKKAEVPLSVRSLRFLALDVNDTDEFVQLHKQQPIRRQTVITCIGTLKKSTADEDGVSCLVIGTESNDVYILDPEAFIILSKMSLPDAPTMMDVTGQFDVEFRITVACRNGNIYILRRESDKPKYCIELSSHPVGLVRVGKNVVVGCTDESLQGFTQKGKKLWSVVLPAPVTTMASMDLPTRGFQAVLVGLANCEVHLYRDKNLLSTIKTPDAVSSICFGRYGREDGTLIMTTKGGGLMVKILKRTAAFEDRDGAPGPPPAQSIRLNVPKKTKLYVDQTLRERDYGVAMHRAFQMDLSRLRLAAAKAYVKALESSLTPMSSSLTEPLKMNAVVQGLGPSFKLTLNVQNTAACRPVMNLAISFLYDESLYRMRNPYMRIPLLVPGLIYPVETFVECTSDKGISDIIKVFVLHEGRSIPLLTAHINMPVSEGVTLN from the exons ATGTCCATGTCGGAGGTGTGTGCAGATGGAGGGAAGTGGCTGGACGCTCACTACGACCCGGTGGCGTGCCTGAACACCTTCTCATCCTGCGTGGCGCTGGCTGACCTGAGTGGGGACGGCGAGAGCCGGCTTGTGGTGGGAGACCTGGGCGGCCTGGCGGGCATGAAGCTGAAGGTTTACCGTGGCACGGCGCTGCTGAGTGAGAGCACGCTGCTCGACCTGCCCGCCGGCCTCGTCGCCTTCTTCATGGACCTGCACGAGCCGCGTATCCCGGCCGTCGCTGTGGCGTCTGGACCCTGCGTCTACGTCTACAAGAACCTGCGGCCATACTTCAAGTTCACCCTGccagggtcagaggtcaacacGCTGGagcag GACGTGTGGCAACAGGTGAGGGAGGGGCATATCGACCCAGTGACCCTGAAGGAAATGCTGGAGAGCATCAGGAAGAAGGCTGAAGTCCCGCTGTCCGTCCGCTCACTCCGGTTCCTCGCTCTGGACGTCAATGACACGGACGAGTTCGTCCAGCTGcacaaacagcagccaatcagacggCAG ACAGTCATCACCTGCATCGGGACTCTGAAGAAGAGCACGGCGGACGAGGACGGCGTCAGCTGTCTTGTGATCGGCACAGAGAGCAACGACGTTTACATCCTCGACCCTGAAGCTTTCATCATCCTCTCCAAG ATGTCGCTGCCTGACGCCCCCACCATGATGGACGTGACGGGTCAGTTCGATGTGGAGTTTCGCATCACAGTGGCATGTCGCAATGGCAACATCTACATCCTGcgcag GGAGTCGGACAAACCGAAGTACTGCATCGAGCTGTCGTCTCACCCAGTGGGCCTGGTGAGAGTCGGGAAGAACGTGGTGGTGGGCTGCACCGACGAGAGCCTGCAGGGCTTCACCCAGAAG GGGAAGAAGCTGTGGTCGGTGGTCCTCCCGGCTCCTGTCACCACCATGGCATCCATGGACCTGCCCACGAGGGGCTTCCAGGCGGTTCTGGTGGGTCTGGCTAACTGTGAGGTCCATCTGTATCGGGACAAAAACCTGCTGAGCACCATCAAGACACCAGATGCTGTCAGCAGCATCTGCTTTGGCCGGTACGGGCGTGAGGATGGGACCCTCATTATGACCACCAAGGGGGGCGGCCTTATGGTGAAGATCCTGAAGAGGACAGCAGCATTCGAGGACCGGGATGGTGCCCCCGGCCCACCGCCAGCCCAGAGCATCCGCCTCAACGTGCCCAAGAAGACCAAGCTGTATGTGGACCAGACGCTGCGGGAGCGCGACTACGGCGTGGCCATGCACCGCGCTTTCCAGATGGACCTGAGCCGCCTGCGTCTGGCCGCTGCCAAGGCCTACGTGAAGGCCTTGGAGTCCAGCCTGACCCCTATGTCCTCCAGCCTCACCGAGCCACTCAAAATGAATGCCGTGGTCCAGGGTCTGGGCCCATCCTTCAAACTCACCCTGAACGTGCAGAACACAGCAGCGTGTCGGCCCGTCATGAACCTGGCCATCAGCTTCCTGTACGACGAGAGCCTGTACCGGATGAGGAACCCCTACATGAGGATCCCACTGCTGGTGCCCGGACTTATCTACCCCGTTGAGACCTTCGTGGAGTGCACCAGTGACAAGGGCATCTCTGACATCATCAAGGTGTTCGTCCTGCACGAGGGCCGCAGCATACCGCTGTTGACGGCTCACATCAACATGCCTGTCAGCGAGGGGGTCACACTCAACTGA
- the LOC137172359 gene encoding leukocyte cell-derived chemotaxin-2-like — protein sequence MQAVVFLISAVLAAVISSSAGYQFGPLCCSNPTNAIRGSDIFGEGRFGASRGSRKHGGVDIKCEDGSKVYAPLDMTITRQSIPYRYGTKTAINNGIAFTAEGMRFKLWYIRPTKFSGTVRKGDLIGTMLSMQSVYSGITSHVHLEKDPKTDPMHVINTQDTAANRAFCSSRD from the exons ATGCAGGCGGTGGTTTTCCTGATCTCAGCGGTGTTGGCTG CTGTAATTTCATCCAGCGCCGGTTATCAGTTCGGACCGCTATGCTGCAGTAATCCTACAAACGCAATCCGAGGCTCAGATATCTTTGGAGAAGGGAGGTTTGGAGCTTCAAG AGGGAGCAGAAAGCACGGTGGAGTCGATATTAAATGTGAGGATGGTTCAAAGGTCTACGCTCCGCTGGATATGACCATCACCCGTCAGTCTATACCTTATAGATACGGCACCAAAACGGCCATCAACAACGGTATCGCCTTCACCGCTGAAG GCATGCGCTTCAAACTGTGGTATATTCGTCCAACAAAGTTCTCGGGGACGGTGAGGAAGGGAGACCTTATCGGCACCATGTTGTCCATGCAGAGCGTTTACAGTGGAATCACCTCACATGTTCACCTGGAGAAGGATCCCAAAACTGATCCCATGCATGTAATCAACACTCAGGACACGGCGGCCAACCGAGCTTTCTGCAGTTCTCGAGACTGA